From Bifidobacterium longum subsp. longum JCM 1217, one genomic window encodes:
- a CDS encoding CPBP family intramembrane glutamic endopeptidase has product MSEPMPPAQQPQAPQQSQQPQQSPRDWWFTAHRRFSTIGSALAIMMVFWIGLNILATEALRTLLGTDVPAWAVLLASSGPLYVVAMPLSMLAFTRVPVIRTRQYPMKAGEFIQIFVMCIPVMFLGNMIGNILSAGATDGQATNRINDVILGSDWRVNALFIGLLAPVCEEWIFRKEIISRLRRYGEKTAIIFSALAFALFHMNVFQFFYAFGLGLMFGYVYTRTSRLRYSVAMHMLINLNGSVLAPLVIQQIDPRILDGTVSEAEIMRMAEAGNMGDMGIMMLYGTVMLGLCIAGIVLLITKRKSWEFYLAPEELPAGLKIRTAYANPGVIAYLLLTVMLTGWMLFA; this is encoded by the coding sequence ATGAGCGAACCAATGCCGCCGGCGCAGCAGCCGCAGGCACCTCAGCAATCGCAGCAGCCGCAACAATCTCCACGCGATTGGTGGTTCACGGCCCATCGCCGGTTTTCGACAATCGGCTCGGCGCTCGCCATTATGATGGTGTTCTGGATCGGACTGAATATTCTGGCCACTGAAGCACTACGAACGCTGCTTGGCACCGATGTGCCCGCTTGGGCTGTGCTGCTCGCCTCCTCCGGACCGCTGTATGTGGTGGCCATGCCGCTGAGTATGTTGGCCTTCACTCGCGTACCGGTTATTCGCACCCGGCAGTACCCCATGAAGGCGGGGGAGTTCATTCAGATTTTCGTCATGTGCATTCCGGTAATGTTCTTGGGCAATATGATTGGCAATATATTGTCTGCCGGAGCCACTGATGGTCAGGCCACCAATCGCATCAACGACGTGATTCTTGGCAGCGACTGGCGGGTGAACGCATTGTTCATAGGCCTGTTGGCACCGGTTTGCGAAGAATGGATTTTTCGCAAGGAGATTATCTCCCGCCTGCGCCGGTACGGAGAGAAGACCGCAATCATATTCTCCGCATTGGCATTCGCGCTATTCCATATGAACGTGTTCCAGTTCTTCTACGCCTTTGGCCTAGGACTGATGTTCGGATATGTATACACGCGCACCTCCCGACTGCGGTATTCGGTGGCTATGCACATGCTGATCAACCTGAACGGGTCAGTACTCGCCCCATTGGTGATACAACAGATCGATCCCCGCATCCTCGACGGCACGGTCAGCGAGGCCGAAATCATGCGTATGGCTGAAGCCGGCAACATGGGCGACATGGGCATCATGATGTTGTACGGCACAGTGATGTTGGGCCTCTGCATTGCCGGTATCGTACTGCTTATCACCAAGCGCAAGAGCTGGGAGTTCTATCTTGCGCCAGAGGAGTTGCCTGCGGGGCTTAAAATACGCACCGCCTATGCCAATCCCGGCGTTATCGCGTACCTACTGTTGACTGTGATGCTTACCGGTTGGATGCTGTTCGCATGA
- a CDS encoding mechanosensitive ion channel family protein, whose protein sequence is MTEYAEDIARWFQVNAGKLIWLTIVLAIVFVADRVISRVLRKILDNSQIPSASIFVNLTRVTIWVTGAAMVLQPVFGINPTTLITALGVGGVAISLGLKDTIANIIGGFGLMLGRVIQPGDLVTIQGVTGTVHDITWRQTVVRTRSGDMMVIPNSVLNTAALTKLTPVSEGMATLEFTAKASGDPSAISQDILDRVTKATADVALEGQPPLVKFTGFSPYGMTGQVLVFAREGVLPSTIKDMAARAIAGSGTEYLVEDGGSSGNL, encoded by the coding sequence ATGACTGAATATGCAGAAGACATCGCACGCTGGTTTCAGGTGAACGCCGGCAAACTCATCTGGCTGACCATTGTATTGGCCATCGTATTTGTGGCCGACCGCGTCATCAGCCGCGTGTTGCGCAAGATTCTGGACAATTCTCAGATTCCCAGCGCCTCGATTTTCGTGAACCTCACGCGCGTGACCATCTGGGTCACCGGCGCAGCGATGGTACTGCAGCCCGTATTCGGCATCAATCCGACCACACTTATCACCGCCCTTGGTGTTGGAGGTGTGGCGATCTCGCTGGGTCTGAAGGATACAATCGCCAACATCATCGGCGGCTTCGGCCTGATGCTGGGCCGCGTAATCCAACCCGGCGATCTGGTGACCATTCAAGGCGTCACAGGCACCGTGCACGACATCACCTGGCGTCAGACCGTGGTGCGCACCCGTTCCGGAGACATGATGGTCATCCCCAATTCGGTACTCAATACGGCCGCCCTGACCAAGCTCACGCCGGTCAGCGAAGGCATGGCCACGCTTGAGTTCACGGCCAAGGCCTCCGGCGACCCGTCTGCGATCAGTCAGGATATTCTCGACCGCGTAACCAAAGCCACCGCCGACGTGGCGCTGGAGGGTCAGCCGCCATTGGTCAAGTTCACCGGCTTCTCCCCTTACGGCATGACCGGCCAAGTGCTTGTGTTCGCGCGCGAGGGTGTGCTGCCTTCCACCATCAAAGATATGGCGGCGCGAGCCATCGCCGGTTCGGGCACCGAATACCTTGTTGAAGATGGCGGCTCGTCAGGCAATCTGTGA
- a CDS encoding aspartate ammonia-lyase has protein sequence MSETSNKTRLEHDCIGQMEVPANVYWGIHTQRAIGNFPVSGITDSQHPELIRAYATVKRACAIANEELGLIDPAKAEAIRAACLEIEAGKLADQFPVDVMQGGAGTSSNMNMNEVIANRALEIAGRQRGDYTYIHPNDDVNKSQSTNDTYPAACKLALIDAIGPLAESTKKLAKAFHDLADKHINDVTIGRTQLQDAVPMTYGQEFHAFATLLKSDLAAFDRVVPLLAQLNLGATAIGTGICADLRFRKSAIKHLAQITGLPVTAAPDPVAAMTDMGAYVATSAAIKSLAVHLKKAADDLRLLNSGPRCGFNDLNVPARQAGSSIMPAKVNPVIPECVNQCCFTIFGMDVTVNWAVAEGQLQLNAFDPVMVHELLTGMALLTHAMETFRVNCVEGIEINADLGRSYAQSSPSISAALNHYIGYEHAADIAAEAVHTGRTVREVAGERTDLPAEQLDEILDPIRLARGLGQTCRERQE, from the coding sequence ATGAGCGAAACATCGAACAAGACCCGTCTGGAACATGACTGCATCGGCCAGATGGAGGTGCCGGCGAACGTCTACTGGGGTATTCACACCCAGCGCGCTATCGGCAACTTCCCGGTCTCCGGCATCACCGATAGCCAACATCCCGAGCTGATTCGCGCCTATGCCACGGTCAAGCGCGCCTGCGCCATCGCCAATGAGGAATTAGGCCTGATCGACCCAGCCAAGGCCGAGGCCATTCGCGCCGCCTGCCTAGAAATTGAGGCCGGCAAACTGGCCGATCAGTTCCCGGTCGATGTGATGCAGGGCGGTGCCGGCACCTCGTCGAACATGAACATGAACGAGGTGATCGCCAACCGTGCGTTGGAAATCGCCGGCCGCCAGCGCGGCGATTACACATACATCCATCCGAACGACGACGTCAACAAGTCGCAGTCCACGAACGACACCTACCCGGCCGCCTGCAAACTCGCGCTTATCGACGCGATCGGGCCGCTCGCCGAGTCCACCAAGAAACTCGCCAAGGCCTTCCACGATCTGGCCGACAAACATATCAATGACGTGACGATTGGCCGCACGCAGCTGCAGGACGCCGTACCAATGACCTATGGTCAGGAATTTCATGCGTTTGCCACGCTGTTGAAGTCTGATTTGGCTGCATTCGATCGCGTGGTGCCGCTGCTGGCCCAGCTCAACCTCGGTGCCACCGCCATCGGTACCGGCATTTGCGCGGATCTGCGATTCCGCAAGTCCGCTATCAAGCATCTGGCGCAAATCACCGGGCTGCCGGTCACCGCCGCGCCCGATCCGGTGGCCGCCATGACGGATATGGGCGCGTACGTGGCCACGTCGGCTGCCATCAAGAGCCTCGCCGTGCACCTGAAGAAGGCCGCCGACGATTTGCGACTGCTCAATTCCGGGCCGCGCTGCGGTTTCAACGATCTCAACGTGCCGGCTCGCCAGGCCGGATCGTCGATCATGCCGGCCAAAGTGAACCCTGTGATCCCCGAATGCGTCAACCAGTGCTGCTTCACGATTTTCGGCATGGACGTGACTGTGAACTGGGCTGTGGCCGAGGGACAGTTGCAGCTGAACGCCTTCGACCCGGTGATGGTGCATGAGCTGCTGACCGGCATGGCGTTGCTGACGCACGCCATGGAGACGTTCCGCGTCAACTGCGTGGAAGGCATCGAAATCAATGCTGACCTGGGGCGTTCATACGCCCAGTCCTCACCGTCGATTTCCGCCGCGCTCAACCACTACATCGGCTACGAGCACGCGGCCGACATCGCCGCCGAAGCCGTACATACCGGCCGTACCGTGCGCGAGGTGGCCGGCGAACGCACCGACCTGCCCGCCGAGCAGTTGGACGAGATTCTCGATCCGATTCGACTGGCCCGCGGCCTCGGCCAGACCTGCCGCGAACGCCAGGAGTAG
- a CDS encoding TetR/AcrR family transcriptional regulator, with translation MPRPRHDSEVLPAKERLENAFWELLADRDYRKITVTDVVREAGVNRNSFYYHFSSLPELADSAILHQVESIPINRTPDPNGNPEEQWRDRVTATLSDPEQRQRLDHLALLAGPHSTLELTESLRDFCRLQMLSTLQRDPKNLDLKTDLMVEFTVGGMLAVLQRWPELSDTIEIKDLLKEDVAVLAMGIYLAMSQKDMLNYWNRIFVHNAQDSTAPGMPVAATHAAPSTISSSNGPAGFPGYTA, from the coding sequence ATGCCACGTCCACGCCATGATTCCGAGGTGCTGCCCGCCAAAGAACGCCTCGAGAACGCTTTCTGGGAATTGCTCGCCGACCGCGACTATCGCAAGATCACCGTTACCGACGTGGTGCGTGAGGCTGGCGTGAACCGTAATTCGTTCTACTATCACTTCTCCAGCCTGCCCGAATTGGCCGATTCAGCCATCCTGCATCAGGTCGAATCGATTCCGATCAACCGCACCCCCGATCCGAACGGCAATCCCGAGGAACAATGGCGAGACCGCGTCACCGCCACGCTCTCCGATCCAGAGCAGCGTCAGCGCCTCGACCACCTGGCCCTGTTGGCAGGCCCGCACAGCACGCTTGAACTGACCGAATCGCTGCGCGACTTCTGCCGTCTGCAAATGCTCAGCACATTGCAACGCGACCCCAAGAACCTTGACCTGAAAACCGATCTCATGGTCGAGTTCACCGTGGGCGGCATGCTCGCCGTGCTGCAACGTTGGCCCGAATTGAGCGACACCATCGAAATCAAAGACCTGCTTAAAGAAGATGTGGCCGTGCTGGCCATGGGCATATACCTGGCCATGAGCCAAAAGGACATGCTTAATTACTGGAATCGCATCTTCGTGCACAATGCGCAGGATTCGACCGCCCCCGGCATGCCGGTCGCCGCCACGCATGCCGCGCCATCCACCATCTCATCGTCGAACGGCCCCGCAGGATTCCCCGGGTACACCGCTTGA
- a CDS encoding DUF2974 domain-containing protein gives MTGIIDYAHTETRSFADLPFNEIDALIISTLIYEDVASVCPTLMLDETRSGSFAARIRAFEPKHPLIWLKGIWHPELESVSLDEANRELHRSPETHADDKPHEAQMVSVVNPDLTHDLFQAAGENPRYANVRLGAVVEHINQGEQTQFAAATFQLPDGHKRRKPTYKGTLVISFRGTDDSLIGWKEDFNMAFQYPVPAQRSASAYLDMVARLWEGPIILVGHSKGGNLAIYAAMNADPKVRKRIQHVYSLDGPGFPPEIVTSPAYRTIQPKVTKIVPSSSIVGMIFETPEPCRVVSSDSDGIMQHSAFTWLLDGDQFITEPDLSSSSQLFNEELNHWIATLTPEQRERAVDALFTVLHANGATSFSEVMSNFPASIPAMLGAYVGLTPADRRHLVEALAILFKASTAKRKPTPAPASAPSSATSKATAEIPAETAAGADSAAPARADTDADAGTTASPSAEDATEIAD, from the coding sequence ATGACCGGCATTATCGATTACGCGCACACCGAAACGCGCTCCTTCGCCGACTTGCCGTTCAACGAAATCGACGCCTTGATCATCTCCACGCTCATCTATGAGGATGTGGCCAGTGTCTGTCCGACGTTGATGCTGGATGAGACGCGGTCAGGCTCGTTCGCCGCACGCATTCGCGCTTTCGAACCCAAGCATCCACTGATCTGGCTGAAGGGTATCTGGCATCCCGAGCTTGAATCGGTAAGCCTTGACGAGGCCAACCGCGAGCTGCATCGTTCGCCGGAAACACATGCCGACGACAAGCCGCACGAAGCCCAAATGGTTTCAGTGGTCAACCCGGACCTGACCCACGACCTGTTCCAGGCCGCAGGCGAAAACCCCCGCTACGCCAACGTTCGCCTGGGCGCGGTGGTCGAGCACATCAATCAGGGTGAGCAAACCCAATTCGCCGCCGCCACCTTCCAACTGCCCGACGGCCACAAGCGCCGAAAGCCGACCTACAAAGGCACGTTGGTTATTTCCTTCCGCGGCACCGATGATTCGCTCATCGGATGGAAGGAAGATTTCAATATGGCTTTCCAGTATCCGGTGCCGGCGCAACGTTCAGCCAGCGCCTATCTGGATATGGTGGCGCGACTGTGGGAGGGTCCGATTATTCTGGTCGGCCATTCCAAGGGAGGCAATCTGGCGATTTACGCGGCCATGAACGCCGATCCCAAGGTGCGCAAGCGCATTCAGCATGTCTATTCACTGGATGGCCCCGGTTTCCCGCCGGAGATTGTGACCAGCCCCGCCTACCGCACCATCCAGCCGAAGGTGACGAAAATCGTGCCGAGTTCGTCGATTGTGGGCATGATTTTCGAGACCCCGGAGCCTTGCCGCGTGGTCTCTTCCGATTCGGATGGCATCATGCAGCATTCCGCCTTCACCTGGCTATTGGATGGTGACCAGTTCATCACCGAGCCGGATTTGAGTTCCAGCTCGCAGTTGTTTAACGAGGAGCTGAACCATTGGATCGCCACGCTTACGCCCGAACAGCGCGAGCGTGCGGTGGATGCGCTGTTCACCGTGCTGCACGCCAACGGCGCCACCAGCTTCAGCGAGGTGATGAGCAACTTCCCCGCTTCGATTCCGGCGATGCTTGGCGCGTACGTTGGGCTGACCCCCGCAGACCGGCGTCATTTGGTTGAGGCCCTGGCGATACTGTTCAAGGCGTCCACGGCCAAACGCAAGCCGACGCCCGCCCCGGCTTCCGCACCAAGTTCTGCGACCTCCAAAGCAACAGCCGAGATCCCAGCAGAAACTGCAGCAGGAGCAGATAGCGCAGCTCCGGCCAGAGCCGATACTGATGCCGATGCCGGCACCACAGCTTCGCCATCAGCGGAGGACGCAACTGAAATCGCCGATTAG
- a CDS encoding methylated-DNA--[protein]-cysteine S-methyltransferase, translated as MTQRQLMRATVETPIGRMMMASDGEGLTELCLEDWWWATDHQAVLDSNRESDSEPDVFRITREWLTAYFAGERPGSDQVPPLHPAGTPFQHEVWNLVAEIPYGMTVSYGELAAELAERRGGGRMAAQAVGGAVKRNPVTIIVPCHRVVGSGRAFGGYGGRLDIKAELLELEGVDLARFDLPNL; from the coding sequence ATGACGCAACGACAACTGATGCGGGCCACAGTCGAAACGCCCATCGGCCGGATGATGATGGCCTCCGACGGCGAGGGACTTACCGAACTCTGTCTTGAAGACTGGTGGTGGGCCACCGATCACCAAGCCGTTCTCGATTCGAATCGCGAATCCGATAGTGAACCCGACGTATTCCGTATAACCCGCGAATGGCTGACCGCCTATTTCGCCGGCGAACGCCCCGGCTCGGATCAGGTGCCGCCTTTGCATCCCGCCGGCACGCCATTCCAACATGAAGTGTGGAATCTGGTGGCCGAAATCCCCTATGGCATGACGGTAAGTTACGGCGAACTCGCCGCCGAATTGGCCGAACGACGCGGCGGCGGCCGCATGGCCGCGCAGGCGGTCGGAGGCGCAGTGAAGCGCAATCCGGTTACCATCATCGTGCCCTGCCACCGCGTAGTCGGCTCGGGCCGCGCGTTTGGCGGCTACGGCGGCCGACTCGACATCAAGGCCGAGTTGCTTGAACTCGAGGGCGTGGATCTGGCGCGCTTCGATCTGCCGAACCTTTGA
- a CDS encoding MFS transporter, translated as MTDPTNVHEPVPQSAKLTAREKKWIIYDVGNSAFVLLSTAVIPIYAKSLMPADGNIVSAWGYAQTIASLVIALLMPLLGSIADVQGMKIKFFLGFFGTGVVTCCAMALPLTWLPFLVVYILATIGLNGSLTFYDSMLIDATSNERMDKVSSHGYGWGYIGSTVPFIFCIALIFGGPSLFDWSTVACTRASFIITAIWWVAFTIPLLTSYRQVHYRATRDQLGSAVRGTFSELAGTFGKIVKNKPLWMFMIAFFFYIDAVNTVISMSTSYGAELGIDSTQLVVALLVTQFVAFPCAILYGRLAARFGCKAMITAAVVAYMCIVFFAAFFLKSAVEFWILAILVGMFQGGIQALSRSYYGKIIPKDHANEYYGFYDIFGKTASIIGTFLVATTTSLTGNASLGVLSIAVLLVAALVFLLLQKDPTRE; from the coding sequence ATGACTGATCCCACGAATGTCCACGAACCGGTGCCGCAAAGCGCCAAACTGACCGCCCGCGAGAAGAAGTGGATCATCTACGACGTCGGCAACTCGGCATTCGTGCTGCTGTCCACCGCCGTCATCCCCATTTACGCCAAATCGCTGATGCCGGCGGACGGCAACATCGTGTCCGCCTGGGGCTACGCGCAAACCATTGCTTCCTTGGTCATCGCGCTGCTCATGCCGTTGCTCGGCTCCATCGCCGACGTGCAAGGCATGAAAATCAAGTTCTTCCTTGGCTTCTTCGGCACTGGCGTGGTCACCTGCTGCGCAATGGCCCTGCCCCTGACCTGGCTACCGTTCCTAGTCGTCTACATTCTGGCGACCATCGGCCTCAACGGCTCGCTAACGTTCTACGATTCGATGCTCATCGACGCCACCTCGAACGAGCGCATGGACAAGGTCTCCTCGCATGGCTACGGCTGGGGCTACATCGGCTCCACCGTGCCGTTCATCTTCTGCATCGCGCTGATCTTCGGCGGCCCGTCGCTCTTCGACTGGTCCACGGTGGCTTGCACGCGCGCCTCGTTCATCATCACCGCCATCTGGTGGGTGGCATTCACCATCCCGCTGCTTACCAGCTACCGCCAAGTGCACTATCGCGCCACCCGTGACCAGCTGGGCTCGGCCGTGCGCGGCACGTTCAGCGAACTGGCGGGCACGTTCGGCAAAATCGTGAAGAACAAGCCGTTGTGGATGTTCATGATCGCGTTCTTCTTCTACATCGATGCCGTGAACACGGTGATTTCGATGAGTACCTCCTACGGTGCCGAGCTTGGCATCGACTCCACCCAGCTGGTGGTGGCACTGCTCGTCACGCAGTTCGTGGCCTTCCCCTGCGCGATTCTCTACGGCCGCCTGGCGGCGCGATTCGGTTGCAAGGCGATGATCACGGCGGCGGTCGTGGCATACATGTGCATCGTGTTCTTCGCCGCGTTCTTCCTGAAGTCGGCCGTGGAGTTCTGGATTCTGGCGATTCTGGTCGGCATGTTCCAGGGCGGCATCCAGGCGCTCTCCCGCTCGTACTACGGCAAGATCATCCCCAAGGATCACGCCAACGAGTACTACGGCTTCTACGATATCTTCGGCAAGACCGCCTCGATCATCGGCACCTTCCTGGTGGCCACCACCACGTCCCTGACCGGCAACGCCTCGCTCGGCGTGCTCTCCATCGCCGTCCTGCTCGTCGCGGCACTCGTCTTCCTGCTCCTGCAAAAGGACCCGACGCGGGAGTGA
- a CDS encoding carbohydrate kinase family protein yields MLNLKRGIGTHEPSVISLGQVWVDIMLNVDKVPAQGGFAVADHPKPSIGGSYRVLQAASRMGVPTEHAGILGNGLWAHFIRQSFQDNGITHIGQDRLDEDSGFRVVLSSGAPKKTFIASYGAEAHGDSDTFDTLEPQPKDVVHISGNTLMDHTATGVDGFLLKAGTDPAARDYTLVINPTNTLRLVNDHMLEDLVLARPVWSCNRQEAMTLAERLGAPIDDSKVTIGGGLDDFMHQLCDGLGATLRAPLVVRVGARGAWIREPGGETIHIEGYPTKAVHTRSAGGCHTGVMCAMLAKGHSLAESVKIANAAASIAIQHSLNGVPQCPDYDEAIALIGE; encoded by the coding sequence ATGTTGAATCTCAAGCGAGGTATCGGCACTCACGAGCCCAGCGTGATTTCACTGGGGCAAGTCTGGGTGGACATTATGCTCAATGTGGACAAGGTGCCGGCACAGGGCGGATTCGCCGTGGCCGATCATCCGAAGCCCTCCATTGGCGGCAGCTATCGCGTGCTGCAGGCGGCCAGCCGCATGGGCGTGCCGACCGAGCACGCCGGCATTCTGGGCAACGGCCTGTGGGCGCATTTCATCCGCCAGTCATTCCAAGACAACGGCATTACGCATATCGGCCAGGATCGTCTTGATGAGGATTCCGGCTTCCGCGTGGTGCTGAGCTCCGGCGCGCCGAAGAAGACATTCATCGCTTCCTATGGCGCCGAGGCTCATGGCGACTCGGACACGTTCGACACGCTGGAGCCGCAGCCCAAAGACGTGGTGCACATCAGCGGCAACACACTGATGGACCACACGGCCACCGGCGTGGACGGATTCCTGCTCAAGGCCGGTACCGACCCGGCTGCACGCGACTACACGCTGGTGATCAACCCCACCAATACGTTGCGTTTGGTCAACGACCATATGCTTGAGGACCTGGTGCTCGCACGCCCGGTCTGGTCCTGCAACCGTCAGGAGGCCATGACGCTGGCCGAGCGACTTGGTGCGCCAATCGACGACAGCAAAGTCACCATTGGCGGCGGACTTGACGACTTCATGCACCAGTTGTGCGACGGCTTGGGCGCTACACTGCGCGCGCCGCTGGTGGTGCGTGTCGGCGCCCGCGGCGCTTGGATTCGTGAGCCAGGTGGCGAGACGATTCATATCGAGGGATACCCGACCAAGGCCGTACACACCCGTTCGGCGGGCGGTTGCCACACCGGCGTGATGTGCGCGATGCTGGCAAAGGGCCATAGTCTGGCCGAATCGGTAAAGATCGCCAACGCGGCGGCATCCATCGCCATCCAGCACAGCCTCAACGGCGTGCCGCAATGCCCCGATTACGACGAGGCCATCGCGCTGATCGGCGAATAG
- the rpmB gene encoding 50S ribosomal protein L28, protein MAARCAVCGKGPQTGFTVSHSHRRTKRSFRPNLQSVRTTIDGENTRLRVCVKCLKAGKVQRVAA, encoded by the coding sequence ATGGCAGCTCGTTGCGCAGTGTGCGGCAAGGGACCGCAGACCGGTTTCACCGTTTCCCATTCGCACCGTCGTACCAAGCGTAGCTTCCGCCCGAACCTGCAGTCTGTGCGCACCACGATTGATGGCGAGAACACTCGCCTGCGCGTGTGCGTCAAGTGCCTCAAGGCTGGCAAGGTTCAGCGCGTGGCCGCGTGA